One window of the Macadamia integrifolia cultivar HAES 741 unplaced genomic scaffold, SCU_Mint_v3 scaffold2369, whole genome shotgun sequence genome contains the following:
- the LOC122066393 gene encoding cytochrome P450 94A2-like: MVQLELLTSLLLFILLLLFLLFIKTCFTYAIKSNKSSSPPTKLPISYPLIGSNLTLVANMERSNQWIIKLLQNTTATHNGTNILDQSLGYPQLITTNPLNVQHILKTQFYIYPKGDIFRDGLSSFLGSGIFNADGEKWKFQRQISSHAFNTKSLRKFVETAVEVELHNRLLPLLSMTTTQKSVLDLQDILQRFAFDNICKSAFGFDPNYLSPSFPQPETEFAVAFEAATLLSTMRFGSIFRWIWKLKRALDIGSEKQLRIAVLFQAGPRICLGKAMAFLQMKGVVAGVMRQFRVVPAENGFEPVFVAYLTPKMKGGFPVRIEERGGE; this comes from the exons ATGGTACAGCTTGAGCTTTTAACTTCCCTTCtcctcttcattcttcttcttctttttcttctcttcatcaaGACTTGCTTCACTTATGCAATTAAAAGCAACAAATCATCATCTCCTCCAACAAAGTTGCCCATATCCTATCCTTTAATAGGCTCAAATCTCACTCTAGTCGCAAACATGGAGCGATCCAATCAATGGATCATAAAGCTTCTTCAAAACACTACTGCAACTCATAATGGAACCAACATCCTTGACCAATCTCTTGGCTATCCCCAACTCATAACTACCAATCCCCTTAACGTCCAACACATTCTTAAGACGCAATTCTACATATACCCAAAAGGTGATATCTTTCGAGATGGCCTCTCTAGTTTTCTTGGTTCTGGAATCTTTAATGCCGATGGAGAGAAATGGAAGTTCCAAAG ACAGATCTCTAGCCATGCTTTTAATACCAAATCTCTCCGAAAATTCGTCGAGACAGCGGTGGAGGTCGAGCTCCATAATcgccttcttcctctcctctccatGACCACTACTCAAAAATCCGTTCTTGATCTGCAAGACATACTTCAGAGATTTGCATTTGATAATATCTGCAAAAGTGCATTTGGGTTTGACCCAAATTATCTTTCCCCTTCATTCCCACAACCAGAAACAGAATTTGCAGTCGCATTTGAAGCAGCTACACTACTAAGTACTATGCGATTTGGTTCAATATTCCGATGGATATGGAAATTGAAAAGGGCACTCGATATTGGGTCTGAGAAGCAATTGAGAATAGCAGTTT TGTTCCAAGCAGGGCCAAGGATTTGTTTAGGGAAAGCTATGGCATTCTTGCAGATGAAGGGGGTGGTGGCCGGAGTTATGAGACAGTTTAGGGTGGTGCCGGCGGAGAatggttttgagccggtttttgTCGCTTACTTGACTCCCAAAATGAAAGGAGGTTTCCCTGTGAGAATTGAGGAGAGGGGTGGAGAGTAG